One genomic segment of Halomarina salina includes these proteins:
- a CDS encoding ribbon-helix-helix protein, CopG family, whose protein sequence is MSIHAFILAVKVLTVPRLTITLDEEQKELVDELSSDGGPYESKSEAVRNLIQDGERAQELERTVERLQNEKRALIENRQETTELANYVEEERSWRSAPISTRLKWWVFGRE, encoded by the coding sequence TTGTCTATTCACGCCTTCATACTAGCGGTGAAGGTGCTCACCGTGCCGAGGTTAACAATTACTCTTGATGAAGAACAGAAAGAGCTCGTAGATGAATTATCGAGTGACGGCGGCCCGTATGAGTCGAAAAGCGAGGCGGTGAGGAACCTCATACAGGACGGTGAACGAGCTCAAGAACTAGAACGAACGGTCGAACGGCTTCAGAACGAAAAGCGGGCACTAATTGAAAACCGACAGGAAACCACTGAGCTCGCTAATTACGTGGAGGAGGAGCGTTCTTGGCGAAGTGCTCCAATATCAACGCGGCTGAAATGGTGGGTTTTCGGTCGCGAATAG